The Calidithermus timidus DSM 17022 nucleotide sequence ACCTCCTCGACGCGGGGGCCATGTTCGTCGAGGCGGGCCAGGGCCGGGAGGCGCTGGAGGTGCTGGAGGAGGCGATGAGCTACCTTTCCGAGGCCGAGGGCCTCGACCCCTCGCTCGAGGACCCCGAGGACGCCGCCACCCGCTACTACCTCACCGCCCGGGCCCAGCTGCTGTTGGGCAACCCCAGCCTGGCGCTGGAGGCCATCCAGCGGGCCCGGCTGCTGGAGGAGGCCGGAGCCGAGCGCGCCCACGGCACCCCGTTGGTGCAGGGGCAGGCCCTGATGCAACTGGGCCAGTACGCCGAGGCCATCCAGGCCTTCCGCGAAGCCGTCGAGCGCTCCGAGGGCACCGACCGCACCTACGCCCTGCACGAGCTGGGCGTGGCGGCCCTCGACGCGGGCGACCTCGAGCAGGCCGAAGCCGCCCTGCGCCAGGTGATCCGCGACCCCGACTACGACTACCCCGGCGAAGCCCTGGGCGACTTGGCCGAGGTGCTCTACCGTCAGTCGCGCTACAGCGAGGCCGAGGAAGCGGCGCGGGAGGCGCTGGAGGAGGGGGCTCTGGCCGCCGGGCACATCATCCTGGGTCACCTGGCCTACGACCTGCTCAACTTCCAGCAAGCCCTCAAGCACTACCGCGAGGCCGTAGCCGAGGCCCCCGAGGGCAGCCGCGACTGGATCACCGCCCAGGAGATGATCGTCGACACCCTCGCCCAGATGGGCTATGAAAACCCCGCCGAGATGCTCTCGCGCAGCCACGAGGTGTTACCCTACCTCACCGAGGCCGACGAGTGGCACCAGACCCTCACCGCTTACGCCGAGCGGGCCCGGGGCATGCTGGGCGGGCGGACGCTGAATTAGCCGCTTGCCTACGACGTGGGGGCGCGATCCGCACCCCTTCACTTTCGCCCGTAATCCGCCGGGTTTTCCCCCCAGGCCCCGGTGTCCCACTTGAGCACCTGGTTGGGATAGCTGTGCTTTGCCAGCCAAGCTTCGGCTCGAGCCAGCCGCTCGAGCAGCAGTGGGTTCAACCGCTGGGGGTTCTGGGGCTTGGCCTTCTTGTTGCGCAACCAGGCCAGGGCGGTCTTCGAATCGGTGTAGATGGGGCGGGGGTCGCCCTTCTTCACACACAAAGCCAGGATTTCCACCAGGGCTAAGAACTCACCGACGTTGTTGGTGCCCGCGTCGTAGGGACCCCTTGCGAAGACGACCTCCCGGCTCCCCGTGTGGACGCAGCGGTACTCGAGCACCCCCGGGTTGCCGCTGCAAGCGGCGTCCACGCTGTAGCTGTCCCAGATGGGCGGGTTGGCCAGGATGCGCCGGGAACCGGCTTTAGGCGTAGCGGTGCCAGCCGCTCCCAAAGGGGAATCTGCCTTGGGCTTCTTGCCGATGTGCTCGTGGGGCTCGCCCGCGAAGGCGGCGCGGGCGGCCTCGAGGCTCTCGAAGGCTTTGTACTTGGTCCCAGTATAGCCCTTAACCTGGGCTTCGGCGGCGCTCCAGGTGTCGAAAATGCCCTTCTGGCGGCCTTCCCACACCACGTAATATCTATTCGTCTTTGGCATAGTTCTACTCCACTGGTTCGAAAGCCCTGGCAAACTGCTCCCTGACTACCCGCTCGAGCCCCTCCGCCACCTTGCCGTAGCGCTCGAGCAGCTCCTGGGCCTGAGGCGTGAGCTGGCTGCTCCCGCCGCTCTCGCCGCCCGAGTGCTTGTGCAGCAGTGTGAAGCCCAGCCGCTCCTCGGCTTCGCGCACCTGGCTCCAGGCCTTGCGGTAACTCACCCCGATGCGACGGGCTCCTTCCTTGAGGTTGCCCTGCTGTGCTACGGCTAAGAGCAGACGGTATAGCCCAGGCCCCATCAGGTATTTGCCTTCCGGGCTCTCGAGCCAGAACTTCACCCGAGGTCGCATGACCTCAGTCTACGCGCCTTGGCCTCTGCGGGCTTCGTACAATCTGTGCATGGTCAATACCCTGCCCCGACGTTCGGAGTTGCCCAAAGAACAGACCTGGAACATCGAAGCCCTCTTTGCCTCGAGCGAGGAGTGGCAAAAGGCCCTGGAGGCCGCGCTGGCCTCGCTGAGCGAGCTCGAGCCCTTCAGGGGGCGGCTAGGGGAGTCGGCGCAGATGCTCTTACGGGCGTTGCAGCTTCGCGACCGGCTCCAGCTCGAGGTGGGCAAGGTGCTCGTATACGCCAGCCTCAACCACTCCACCGACGGCTCGGACCCGCTCTACACCACTATGCTGACCCAGGCCCGGGGGGCCCTGGCTCGCCTGGGGGCAGCGGCAGCCTACATCGAGCCAGAGGTTCTGGGTATTCCCCTCGAGCGGCTCGAGACATGGATGCAGGCCGAGCCGCAACTGGCGCTCTACCGGCACTACTTCGAAGCCCTGCAGACCCGCAAGCCCTTCGTCCGCAGCGGCGAGGTCGAGGCTGTGCTGGCCGAGGTGGGCGACCCCCTGGCGGGGCATAGCGCCACGGCTTCCGCCGCTACCAACGCCGACATGACCTTCAGGCCCGTGGAGTACGCCGGGCAGAGCTTCCCGGTGGCCCACGCCACGGTGGGCGAGCTGCTCGTTCATCCTGAGCCTGCGGTGCGCAAGGCGGCCTGGGAGTCTTACGCCGACGGCCACTTAGCCTTCAAGCACACCCTGGCCTCCACCCTTCAGGGCAGCATCAAGGCCTACGCCTTCCAGGCCAGGACCCGCGGCTACAAGAGCAGCCTCGAGATGGCCCTCTCCGTCAGCCGCACCGTGGACAACATTCCCCGCGCGGTCTTCGACAACCTGCTGGCGATCTTCCGGGCCAACCTCCCCACCTGGCACCGCTTCTGGCGGCTACGCAAGAAGGCCATGGGGGGCAAACTGCACACTTTCGACGTGCCCATTTACGACTCGCCGGCCCCCATCGTCCAAAGCCCCAAGCTTACCTTCGCCGAGGCCTGCGAGATCATCTGCCGGGGCATGGAGCCCTTGGGGAGGGAGTACGTCGAGCCCATGCGCCGGGGGTTGTTCGTGGAGCGCTGGGTGGACTGGGGCCAGAACCAGGGCAAGCGGGCCGGGGCCTATTCCTCGGGGCTCAAGGGCACCTTCCCCTACATCTTCATGAGCTGGAGCGACGACCTCTACTCCCTGAGCACCTTGGCTCACGAGTTGGGCCACTCCATGCACTCCTACTTCACCCGCGAGGCCCAGCCCGCCATCTACGCCCGCTACAGCCTGTTCATCGCCGAGGTGGCCTCCAACTTCAACCAGGCCATGGTGCGCTCCATGCTGCTGCGCGAGGCCCAAGACCCCGCCTACCGGTTGGCGGTGCTCGAGGAAGCCTTCTCCAACTTCCACCGCTACCTCTTCGTCATGCCCACCCTCGCCCGCTTCGAGCTCGAGCTCTACGAGCGCATCGAGCGGGGCGGGGCCCTCACCGCCTCCTTCCTCATCGAGCGCCTGGCCGAGCTCTTCGCCGAGGGCTACGGCGGCGAGGTGGAGATCGATAAAGAGCGGCTGGGCTCGGGTTGGATGAACTTCTCCCACCTCTACAGTCCCTTCTACGTCTACCAGTACGCCACCGGCATCGCCGCCGCCAACGCGCTGGCGCGCGACGTGCTCGAGCAGGGCGAGATCGCCGCGAAGCGCTACCTGGACTTCCTCAAGGCGGGCGACTCGGTGTACCCCCTCGAGGCCCTCCGGATCGCCGGCATCGACATGACCCGCCCCGAGCCGCTCGAGCGCGGCTTCGGGGTGCTCAGCAGCATGGTGGACGAGCTCGAAGCCCTCGTCGGCTAAGCCCACAGGCAGCAAGGAAGCCAGGGGAGGCCCCTGGCTTCTTCGTTTGATGAGGCTAGCGGCTACCCTTGGGCGTGATCAGGATGATGTTCAAAGGGATCTTGGTTGCGCTGCTGGAGGCTTGGAGGCTGGGCAGGGTGTAGGGGTCGGCGGCGCTGTAGTTGACGCTGTAGCCGAGGTCTTCCAGCGAGCCGATGGTGACCTTGCTCAAGGGGTTGGCCCCGCTGTTGAGGTAGCCGGTCATGACCTCGTTGTCGAAGACCGCTTCACGCCAGTGGCCGTCGCGGGTTCCGGACCCGCAACCCGAGATGGGGTTGTTGTTCTTGTCCCTGCAGTTCTCTACCGGCACGTTGCCGCTGCCGCCCAGGGCTTGCCATTCAGCCACGGCCTTGGCCCCTACGAACAGCGGGGTATCGGTGCCCGCCCCCGTCAGCAGCGAGCGGTTGTAATTCCACAGCGTGCCGATCCCCAGCACGTGTCCCATCTCGTGGAAGATGACCTCGTCGAGTTGGCCGCTGCTTTCCAGGGCGTCCAGGTCGGCGGAGTCGAACCGCATGATGCCGTAGACGGTGAGGTCGTTGGAGATTCGCGTAAAGCACGGCCCGGCCTGGCCCAGGATGCCGCCCGGGCCGTCGATGGTCACCACGGCGGCGTCGATGAGGATGTCGTCCACCGAACCGTTGAAGGCGGGGAAGCCGCTGGCACACTCGTCGGCGGAGATGTTGAGGTTGATGCTGGCGAAGCCCTGGGTGATGACCTGTCCCCACTTCGCGGCGGCGGCGTCAAAAGCCGCTTGCTGGCCGGTAGTCAGGGTCCCGGTAAAGCGTAGCGTGATGTTGTAGGGGTCGCTGGGAGGGGTGGTTGCGGTGATGGAAGTGGTCCTGGAGTCGCTGCCGCCCCTTCCATCCTCGAGCTGTAGCTTGGCGGTATAGGCGCCAGCGGTGGAATAAGTGTGCTGCTGGGTGCTGGTGCTGGTGCAATTGTTGATGGTGTACTCGAAGGTACCGTCGTTATTCACGTCCAGCTTGCAGGTCAGGGCATCGCCATCCGGGTCGGAAATAGTCCAGGAAAATGTCACCGTCAGAGGGGCGGCGCCGCTGCTGGGTACGCCCTGAAAGGCGGTGATGGTGGGAGGCTTGTTCATGGGGCAGGCGGTCAACAATACCGCCAAGCCAGTACAGAGAAACATCAGCGAAATGCGTTTCATTGACACCTCCTTGCAACCACTGAGCTAAGCATAGCAAAGGCCGCGCGCGGGTCATGAGGGTTAGACCTACATTAAGCCGCGTCAATGCCTGAGCTGCTCGAGATCGAAACTGGTTTTGATGATGGGGCTCGAGAGCACCACCGCGGTGCGGGTGCTGCCAAAAGTGCCCAGCCGCTGGATGATCTCCTGGAGGTGTTGCACCGAGCGGGCCACCACCCGCATGACGTAGGAGGAATCGCCGGTCACGAAGTAACTCTCGCGGATTTCGGGGGTCTGTTCGCAGAAAGCCAGGACCTGCGGGTAGCGACTGGGTGGGGCCGAGAGCTCGATGAGGGCGGTGATGCCGTAGCCCAGCGCCTCGAAGTTCAGTCGCACCCCGTAACCTTCGATGATTCCCGCGTCCTCGAGCCGTCGTACCCGCTCGGTTACGGCGGGTACGCTCAGGCCCACCCGACGGCTGAGCTCGCTGTAGGACAGCCGGGCGTCCTGCTGTAGCTCGCGCAGGATGGCCAGGTTGGTCGCGTCGAGCAGCTTGCTTGAATCGTAAGCCACGAGGGGAATTATACCTAACGATCTAAGCCGGTTTAGCCCAATTCACGGATCTTTCGCATTCAAAACTGCGACATCGGGTTCTAAGCTTGTGGGAAAAGCGAGGAGGAAGCCATGGTCATTGGCGTGCCGAAAGAGATCAAAACCCTGGAGAACCGGGTGGCCCTCACTCCGGGCGGCGTGGAGAGCTTGGTACGGCGTGGGCACAAGGTGCTGGTGCAGCGAGGGGCTGGGGTGGGTTCGGGCCTTTCCAACGCGGAATATGAGGCCGCTGGGGCTCAGATGGTCTCGGCGGAGGAGGCCTGGGCGGCCCAGATCGTGGTCAAGGTCAAGGAGCCCATCGCCGAGGAGTACAAGTACCTGCGCAAGGATCTGCTGCTGTACACCTACCTCCACCTGGCCGCCGATGAGCCCCTGACGCGGGCTTTGCTGGCGGGTGGAACCACCGCCATTGCCTACGAGACGGTGCAGCTCGAGGACGGCTCCTTGCCCCTGCTCACCCCCATGAGCGAGGTGGCCGGGCGCATGGCGCCCCAGGTGGGGGCGGCGGCGCTCGAGAAGCCCCATGGTGGGAGGGGTGTGTTGCTGGGTGGGGTGCCTGGCGTGGCTCCGGCCAGCGTGGTGATCATCGGCGGGGGCGTGGTGGGCACCAACGCTGCCAAGATTGCCCTGGGCATGGGGGCTCAGGTGACCATCCTGGACGTTTCCAAAGCCCGGCTGCAATACCTCGATGACGTCTTCGGCGGGCGCGTCATCACCCTGGCTTCCACCGAGGCCAACATCAAGAAATCGATCCAGCACGCCGATCTCCTGATCGGTGCGGTGCTCATTCCCGGCGCCAAGGCTCCCAAGCTGGTCAGGCGCGATATGTTGTCCACCATGAAGGAGGGCGCGGTCATCGTGGACGTGGCGGTGGACCAGGGCGGCTGCGTGGAGACCATCCGCCCCACCACCCACAAAGACCCCACCTACGTGGTGGATGGCGTGGTGCACTACGGCGTCGCCAACATGCCCGGCGCCGTCCCCCGTACCAGCACCTTCGCCCTCACCAACGAGACCCTGCCCTACCTGCTGCAACTGGCCGAGAAGGGCCTGGATGCCCTGCGCCACAACGCTGCTTTGCGCAAGGGCCTCAACACCCACCAGGGTAAGCTCACCTACAAAGGCGTGGCCGAGGCTTTTGGCTTACCCTATACGCCTGCCGAAGAGGCGTTGGCGTGAGGGCGTTTTAATTGCCATCCGGGTGCGGCGCCAGGCCCAGGTGTAGTACGTAGCGCTCGGGGCCCTGGCGTTCGTGATAGCGCTGGTAGAGCTCCCACAGCTCCTTTTGCAGGGATTTGGCGTCCTCGCGGCTGAGGTGCAGGCCGGCGCTCCACAGGCTGAGCACGGCGGGCTCGTCCTCTGCGAGGATCTTAGGGCGCACCTTCTCGTGGCTCGAGCCGAAGATCATCAGGCCGCGCTCGTTGAGATAGACCATCAGGTAGTCGCGGTACTTCGGCAGCTTGCGGGTGCGCTCCAGGCCCTCTTGTAGCTGCCGCGACCAGAACACTGCGCCCTCGAGGTCCTCGAGCATGCGGGGGGGGATGAGCTCGAGGGGTACCTTGAAACCTAGCGCGGTAGCCCGGTAGCGCTTGATGGGCCGCCCGCGCCGGGCTTCCAGGCCCACGACCTCGAGCAACCCCGCCTCCACCATCTGCTCGACCCGGTAGTGCAGCGTCTGCAAGGGTACCTTGAGGGTTTCGGCGGCTTCCTTAACCGAGAGCTCGGCCTTCATGAACGGTTTGAGCCACAAAGCGATATTGGGATCGGCCAGGATGCGCGCTGCCAGGGGGTTCCTGACCTCCAGCATCGAGGGAATTTCCACGGTTGCAATCATGTTCCTTACTACTCTACACGCTGGCTTCTAATCTGAGTAGAGGGCCGCTAACCTAGGGCACGGTTGCGCTGTCAAAGGCGCCTGCGCCTGGCTTCGTATGCGGAATTTCAGAGTACCCACCGGCCTTCCTGGCTTCACCCTGGTGGCCTCAGGGCAACTGGTCTCCATCCTGGGCTCCGAGATGAGCCAGTTTGGGCTGATGCTGTGGGCCTACGAGCAGACTGGCCTGGCGACCTCGCTGGCCCTGCTCGGCTTCTTCCATTTCCTGACCCTGATCATGGTCTCGCCCTTTGCCGGAGCGCTCGTCGACCGCAGCAACCGCAAGCGGATGATGATGCTCTCCGACCTGGGTTCGGCTTTCGCCACCCTGGTGGTCTATGGACTCTACCTCGGGGGGAGCCTGCAGATTTGGCACCTCTACCTGGCGGCGGCCATCACCGGGGCTTTCCAGGCCTTCCAGTGGCCCGCCTTCTCGGCGGCCATCAGCACCATGGTGCCCAAGGAGCAGTACGCGCGGGCCAACGGCCTGATGGCCCTCAGCGAGTCGGTGGCGGGGATCGGCGCCCCCATCCTGGCGGCGCTGCTCTACAGCCCGATCGGCATTGGGGGGCTTCTGGCCATCGACCTGGCGAGTTTCCTGGTGGCCCTGGGGGCCCTGCTGGCGGTGAAGGTACCTCAGCCCAGGCAGAGCGCGGCGGGGCTCGAGGGCCGGGGGAACCTGCTGCAAGAGGCAGCCTACGGTTTTCGCTATATCTTCGCCCGTCCGAGCCTTTTGGGCCTGCAGACGACTTTTCTCCTGCTCAACCTCTTCGCTACCTTTGGTCAGTCGGTGCTGCCGGCCATGGTCTTGAGCCGCACCGCCAACGACGAGACCGCGCTGGGCATCGTCCGCACCGCCGCCGGGATTGGGGGGGTGTTGGGCGGCCTGCTGCTTTCGACCTGGGGCGGCCCCAGGCGCAAAGTGCATGGCGTACTGCTGGGGATGGTGCTCTCGAGCCTCTTTGGCAGCCTGCTGATGGGCCTGGGGCAGGGCGTGGCGCTGTGGGCGTTCGCCAGCTTCGTCGCTTTGATGATCATCCCCATCCTCAACGGCTCCAATCAAGCCATCTGGCAGGCCAAGGTGCCCCCGGACGTGCAGGGCAAGGTCTTCTCGGCCCGGCGCATGATCGCCTGGGTCGCCAATCCCCTCGCCATGCTCTTGGCGGGCCCGGTAGCCGACAAGCTCATGACCCCGGCTATGATGCCGGGCGGAGCGCTGGCGGGCACCTTCGGCGGCTTGGTGGGCACGGGGCCGGGCGCGGGGATCGCCCTGATGTTGGTGTTCACCGGCATCCTGGGCGCGCTGGTGGGCTTGGGGGGCTACCTGTTCCCGGCTGTGCGCGACGCCGAGACCCTGCTTCCCGACCACGACCAGGCTCCACCGCCCGAACCCGCCGCCCCGGTCCTCTGAAGCTTCCGGCTTGCTCGAGCAGGTGATGCGCCAATCGCTTCCGGCGCGGCTAAACTAGAGGGATGGAGCTCTACCTGGGCACCGGCGGCTATTCCAACGAGGACTGGGTGGGCCTGATCTATCCGCCCGAGGCCAAAAAAGACCAGTGGCTTTCCATCTACGCCCAGCATTTCAACGCGGTCGAGCTCAACTCCTCCTTCTACAACATTCCCGGTGTGCGGGCTTTCGAGGGCATGCTGAAGAAGAGCGGGGGCCGGGTGCACTGGGGCGTGAAGATCCACCAGAGCATGACCCATGAGCTCAACGCCACCGACGAGGACTACAAGCGCCTGTTCGAGTCGGTGGCCCCCCTGCGCAATGCGGGTGTGCTGGGGCCTTTTTTGGCCCAGTTTCCCCAGCGCTTCCACCGCACCCCCGAAAACCGCAAGTACTTTGCGGCCCTGGTCGAGCGCTTCCGCGACCGGGTCCTGGCACCGGGCGGCCTGGCCGTGGAGTTCCGCCACCACTCCTGGGAT carries:
- the pepF gene encoding oligoendopeptidase F; this translates as MVNTLPRRSELPKEQTWNIEALFASSEEWQKALEAALASLSELEPFRGRLGESAQMLLRALQLRDRLQLEVGKVLVYASLNHSTDGSDPLYTTMLTQARGALARLGAAAAYIEPEVLGIPLERLETWMQAEPQLALYRHYFEALQTRKPFVRSGEVEAVLAEVGDPLAGHSATASAATNADMTFRPVEYAGQSFPVAHATVGELLVHPEPAVRKAAWESYADGHLAFKHTLASTLQGSIKAYAFQARTRGYKSSLEMALSVSRTVDNIPRAVFDNLLAIFRANLPTWHRFWRLRKKAMGGKLHTFDVPIYDSPAPIVQSPKLTFAEACEIICRGMEPLGREYVEPMRRGLFVERWVDWGQNQGKRAGAYSSGLKGTFPYIFMSWSDDLYSLSTLAHELGHSMHSYFTREAQPAIYARYSLFIAEVASNFNQAMVRSMLLREAQDPAYRLAVLEEAFSNFHRYLFVMPTLARFELELYERIERGGALTASFLIERLAELFAEGYGGEVEIDKERLGSGWMNFSHLYSPFYVYQYATGIAAANALARDVLEQGEIAAKRYLDFLKAGDSVYPLEALRIAGIDMTRPEPLERGFGVLSSMVDELEALVG
- a CDS encoding viroplasmin family protein, whose amino-acid sequence is MPKTNRYYVVWEGRQKGIFDTWSAAEAQVKGYTGTKYKAFESLEAARAAFAGEPHEHIGKKPKADSPLGAAGTATPKAGSRRILANPPIWDSYSVDAACSGNPGVLEYRCVHTGSREVVFARGPYDAGTNNVGEFLALVEILALCVKKGDPRPIYTDSKTALAWLRNKKAKPQNPQRLNPLLLERLARAEAWLAKHSYPNQVLKWDTGAWGENPADYGRK
- a CDS encoding MFS transporter produces the protein MRNFRVPTGLPGFTLVASGQLVSILGSEMSQFGLMLWAYEQTGLATSLALLGFFHFLTLIMVSPFAGALVDRSNRKRMMMLSDLGSAFATLVVYGLYLGGSLQIWHLYLAAAITGAFQAFQWPAFSAAISTMVPKEQYARANGLMALSESVAGIGAPILAALLYSPIGIGGLLAIDLASFLVALGALLAVKVPQPRQSAAGLEGRGNLLQEAAYGFRYIFARPSLLGLQTTFLLLNLFATFGQSVLPAMVLSRTANDETALGIVRTAAGIGGVLGGLLLSTWGGPRRKVHGVLLGMVLSSLFGSLLMGLGQGVALWAFASFVALMIIPILNGSNQAIWQAKVPPDVQGKVFSARRMIAWVANPLAMLLAGPVADKLMTPAMMPGGALAGTFGGLVGTGPGAGIALMLVFTGILGALVGLGGYLFPAVRDAETLLPDHDQAPPPEPAAPVL
- a CDS encoding PKD domain-containing protein, whose product is MKRISLMFLCTGLAVLLTACPMNKPPTITAFQGVPSSGAAPLTVTFSWTISDPDGDALTCKLDVNNDGTFEYTINNCTSTSTQQHTYSTAGAYTAKLQLEDGRGGSDSRTTSITATTPPSDPYNITLRFTGTLTTGQQAAFDAAAAKWGQVITQGFASINLNISADECASGFPAFNGSVDDILIDAAVVTIDGPGGILGQAGPCFTRISNDLTVYGIMRFDSADLDALESSGQLDEVIFHEMGHVLGIGTLWNYNRSLLTGAGTDTPLFVGAKAVAEWQALGGSGNVPVENCRDKNNNPISGCGSGTRDGHWREAVFDNEVMTGYLNSGANPLSKVTIGSLEDLGYSVNYSAADPYTLPSLQASSSATKIPLNIILITPKGSR
- a CDS encoding DUF72 domain-containing protein — protein: MELYLGTGGYSNEDWVGLIYPPEAKKDQWLSIYAQHFNAVELNSSFYNIPGVRAFEGMLKKSGGRVHWGVKIHQSMTHELNATDEDYKRLFESVAPLRNAGVLGPFLAQFPQRFHRTPENRKYFAALVERFRDRVLAPGGLAVEFRHHSWDNDEVREAFRKAGLIWVSTDYPPLPGLPKNRLHVTGEVVYIRLSGRNKEKWYEGKDQSERHDYRYSRDELAFWVQSLAEAREQEDIGQAWFIFNNTTKGHALENLRVLRELLEEAGF
- the ald gene encoding alanine dehydrogenase — its product is MVIGVPKEIKTLENRVALTPGGVESLVRRGHKVLVQRGAGVGSGLSNAEYEAAGAQMVSAEEAWAAQIVVKVKEPIAEEYKYLRKDLLLYTYLHLAADEPLTRALLAGGTTAIAYETVQLEDGSLPLLTPMSEVAGRMAPQVGAAALEKPHGGRGVLLGGVPGVAPASVVIIGGGVVGTNAAKIALGMGAQVTILDVSKARLQYLDDVFGGRVITLASTEANIKKSIQHADLLIGAVLIPGAKAPKLVRRDMLSTMKEGAVIVDVAVDQGGCVETIRPTTHKDPTYVVDGVVHYGVANMPGAVPRTSTFALTNETLPYLLQLAEKGLDALRHNAALRKGLNTHQGKLTYKGVAEAFGLPYTPAEEALA
- a CDS encoding tetratricopeptide repeat protein → MQRVLQALYQGDYDTAFEVMVRALTFAQGSEAAEAALLLAEAYTLYGEGGIEGIYRALEHGANAVPTLQEDPLFRALLAEARALEGAPEHEVRPLLEPSEDARVRFHQAQTLLYLGVPEESIALLSQGLELPPFLAWRAQNLLGKAHERMGQPAQAAEAYRRAAELSVGMERYWNLLDAGAMFVEAGQGREALEVLEEAMSYLSEAEGLDPSLEDPEDAATRYYLTARAQLLLGNPSLALEAIQRARLLEEAGAERAHGTPLVQGQALMQLGQYAEAIQAFREAVERSEGTDRTYALHELGVAALDAGDLEQAEAALRQVIRDPDYDYPGEALGDLAEVLYRQSRYSEAEEAAREALEEGALAAGHIILGHLAYDLLNFQQALKHYREAVAEAPEGSRDWITAQEMIVDTLAQMGYENPAEMLSRSHEVLPYLTEADEWHQTLTAYAERARGMLGGRTLN
- a CDS encoding Lrp/AsnC family transcriptional regulator, which codes for MAYDSSKLLDATNLAILRELQQDARLSYSELSRRVGLSVPAVTERVRRLEDAGIIEGYGVRLNFEALGYGITALIELSAPPSRYPQVLAFCEQTPEIRESYFVTGDSSYVMRVVARSVQHLQEIIQRLGTFGSTRTAVVLSSPIIKTSFDLEQLRH
- a CDS encoding winged helix-turn-helix domain-containing protein translates to MRPRVKFWLESPEGKYLMGPGLYRLLLAVAQQGNLKEGARRIGVSYRKAWSQVREAEERLGFTLLHKHSGGESGGSSQLTPQAQELLERYGKVAEGLERVVREQFARAFEPVE
- a CDS encoding helix-turn-helix domain-containing protein, whose product is MIATVEIPSMLEVRNPLAARILADPNIALWLKPFMKAELSVKEAAETLKVPLQTLHYRVEQMVEAGLLEVVGLEARRGRPIKRYRATALGFKVPLELIPPRMLEDLEGAVFWSRQLQEGLERTRKLPKYRDYLMVYLNERGLMIFGSSHEKVRPKILAEDEPAVLSLWSAGLHLSREDAKSLQKELWELYQRYHERQGPERYVLHLGLAPHPDGN